From one Diprion similis isolate iyDipSimi1 chromosome 7, iyDipSimi1.1, whole genome shotgun sequence genomic stretch:
- the LOC124408224 gene encoding ATP synthase-coupling factor 6, mitochondrial — MLSSRLATGLKEVPKVLKRNVGILAPALQKASDPIQQLFIDKIREYRSKNTGSKTLVDAAPETIRELQSELEKAANQAGGGGGVDLTEFPRFKFDEPKVDPINLQTK, encoded by the exons ATGCTGAGCTCCCGCCTTGCTACCGGACTCAAGGAGGTCCCTAAGGTCCTGAAACGTAATGTTGGAATTTTGGCCCCAGCTCTCCAAAAGGCCAGCGACCCGATTCAGCAACTTTTCATTGACAAAATTCGAGAATACAGGTCCAAGAACAC AGGCAGCAAAACACTTGTAGATGCTGCTCCCGAAACGATTAGAGAGCTGCAATCAGAGCTGGAGAAAGCGGCAAATCAAGCTGGCGGTGGCGGTGGAGTAGACTTGACTGAATTCCCACGGTTCAAATTCGATG aacCCAAAGTGGACCCCATCAATCTCCAGACTAAGTAA